TATCGTAATATGTGACCAACGAACATCCGATGCGGTTGGTCCGATCCGAGACAATCTGCGTGAAGTGGCCAATGTCTGGACTAACCAACAAATGTGGAACAAAAAGTTACTAAACGCACCCTCTTCCAACACTAAGTGTATCTTaccctgggtgcagaatagttgtccgcaaagcggcctcaatttagaactgtcaaagcggaaccaatttactgttcgcataattataccaagaagtggcaagtattgtgatcgatctataatttatttagtcaggaataaaaaaaaaatcgatggctattgaggtattcgaagtcaaaacatcttaataagagggttgaaatcgagattggcacACGCAAAACCGCCAATGGGAATTTTCTGAGCATTGGTATAAAATTCTTGAACATTGGATGGTCATAAACGATCATGCGCATTTGATGTTCAAAGCGCTTTGCCCATCCGATGTTCAAAATgctttttgacaatttgacagcaCGTTTGAGTGTATGCGTGCCTCCGCCGACCAAAAGTTTGATGTTTTCTCTATTCACCACTGGTGGCGCCACTGTACGTAGCAGCTTGTGGGGCTAGTTCCGCTTTTCGCCACCAGAGGGATTTAGTCGATATCCCAAGACACAAACCAAAAATCATCAAAGAATATTTATCGAAACAGCCAATTTGTCCTGGTAAACCAAAATTCAAACTAAACCAATCAAAATTACCAAGAAATCAAGATCAAATTAGTTTAAATTTTGGTTTAGCAGGACAAATTGGCTGTGTCGATAAATATTCCTCCCAAGAGAGAACATAAATTATCGAAAAACATACAGCACATTTTTTATTAGCTTTaacataataaataaatttccttGTTTATATAAAGTAACACAACCTATTGCATGTTTTTCTGTCGTTTTGTCATCTCTATGACAATAATTTACAACGAGTCTGATGGCACCAGTTTCAGATCACGCTGGACCATTTTGCCCTTGCAGTCGATCACATTTCCGGCGTTTGACAGTAACGTTTGCAGATCCGAGCCGGTGATTCCCTCGAGAAGTCTAGTTTCGGTGTTGTTGACCGGTTCCCCGAATCGGCGACGACGCTGGGGCTTGCTTCGACGGAGAAGCAACACGCATCTTCTTGTGCTCGTAGTTCGTCTGGCCCACCCGTGCTGTTAGACGAAACCCGGACCCCGATGGGAGGGATCCTTCCGGTCAAGATCGCGATCGCGGCTGCTGAAGGTACGATGACGCGGTTCGCGGTCGGGAAGGTTTGCGCGTGCCGCAATCGTTCGTAGAAGCGCAGCGGAGATCGTTGCCGGCCAGGACTGCATCTTCTAAGTAGGCTTCTAGAGAGCAGTCTCGGTGAAGGGTTGCGGGAGCGTTGAATGTATCGGTTGTGAACTGGACTTGCACCAACTCAGCGAGGAGACTGTCGACGGCAATCGGGCCTCGGCGTCGGTCAGGCGAGCTTGCTCGACAAGATTCAGGTTCAGTCGTCGCGAGTAGTGGCCAATGGTTTAACGTGGTGATCATCGCCGGGGTGGTTCCCATTTTGATCGCTCGTAGAAATGTTCTGCTCTGAGTGCATGCTGGAAGTCAGTAATTCAAGTCATTCAATTTATTCGGTAAAAATGTCATTCAACCTTACCAAGAAGATGCAGCTGGTGATCGTATTTTCGCACAGCACGCAGTGGTAGCTCGTCACGCTAAGAACTGGTGCCTTCAATCCCATAACGTACTCCAAACCCACCTTCGACCCTTCCTTGACACGGTCGACGGCAATCCGCAACTCGGCCACCGGTTTCACGCAATTCTCCAAGCCTGGTAAAATGTtcagaaggatttttttaagacaCAGTACTTGATCGATAACTGGGCTGGGAGCATGAATCGAAAAATGACGAGGGGATCGCAAATGCAACATACctatgttttgatttaaaaaaaatatataagtatctctaaatcatttttttgactcTTCTTGTGATTGTTTTTGTAACATTTGGTTGACGCCCAATTGAAAAGCATCTTAATTAGACAACGCCTAGTTATCGAACATGTACTGTACAAATTCTATGAGAGCACTCACACTTGTTTTCCAgcgctgaaattttctgaaacgtGCTCACCGTCCGTACCGATGACAAGATAGCTCAGCCGGTTTTGGTTCTTCCGGTGGACAATGTGCTCCTCGAGCAACGCGATCCTCCTGGTGGTTCCCCCGAGCTGGTTGTTCTCAAAGTCGATCTCCGACGACGGAAAGAGGGAGGAAAAGGAAGCAAGCGACCTTCTTGGTTGACAGCAAACACTTATTGTCACGAAGCATTCCCCCGGGGAACTGGACTTTTGGCCAAGCTGTGGCGAACACCGGAATGCCCACAAACTCCGTTAAATCCGACTCGGCAGACGCGCAAAGTAAAAACTGACAAcgcgaaaaaacaaaaacgtcAAACTGGTAGCAAAAGAAGAACaggctattaattttaaaaaggccGAAGAAGAATTTCTTCGCTTGACAGTGGCGGTGTGCAAAAAAACACGCACACTAACACAAAAAACTGCATCGTATGATTAAGAGTACGGTGGTGTTGGTAATTTTTGAAACGCTTTGAGCATCCGATGCTCAATAATTTGAACATCAGATGGGTTATTGTGATTGAGCATTCAATAGTCACCGGAATTTCTTTGCGtgcataattcgtcgctaaaattttataatcgctatgtctcacgaaaaacctatgtttatgacgctcttttaaatgttagcgacgaattatcaataactatgaatagtactttccaaataatattggataatcttactccgatattatcactacacataatctcggaacttccattcggttgctcttctgattcacgaaattccacccacttttgacacaatttttcatcacgtggaaaacaaaaaaaggcctcttttggccgcccatcgtttagtccacgaagaaaaaagtgcgaagcacttaatttttcatcgaaaacatcaacatcaacagatccaaaatgttttataataattcacttcagcagcaaaaaatatgtcacgcttgagcttgaacatagccttctactttgtttatgtttacagctgtagtgcagttgtattagtggggagcagtggggagctttcgaaaatcacgttacgcattctgtcttttcagcacccagatctTACCCGTTATAGCCCCTTGGGTACTTGGCCAAAAAGGCTGGCGTAGTGAGGGTGTATTCCGAGTACCAATCGTTGATAAAGTCCGTAATCTGTTCGGTAACTGTGAAGGTTAGCGCGTAGTATGAAAACAATCCGATATTTTGGCCGGCGTACTGAAATCGCACTGTTGACCTGCACTCGTCATGCCCGTAAATGCATCGTCGGGCGTTGGTTGCAGCGACCGTGGCCAATTCGGCGTCCCATTGCTGTAAATTACAAGAAAAGTTAAACCGCTAAACGCACCCCGCGCGTAAACGTCAAACGAACCAGTGTTGGCATCCGGACGGCCTGCGGAAAGAACGCATAGCGGGTATAGTTTTGCAATCCCAGCGCCACCCTGTTGCGAAGCTGGTTGTGAAGATCCAGGATTAGGTCTTGGAAAGGGGCGAGATTGACTTCCTGGGCTCCGGGGCCACAGGTGGAGGACAACTTGTTCAATCCGTTGCACGCGATGTGGGGTTCGCCAGATGGGCACAACTTTGGGTCACAGTAGTTGGTCTGTTGACTGGATAGACTGAAGAAGCCTGCAACTAAAACTATTGCATTTTTTAGTCAAGTAAAATATAATAACTGAATTCACAATCTGACCTATCACTGCCCGAATCATTTTGGTGATGAACTGATCGTTCCCGTAAAAGCCGATGGACTTTTATACCCTGAATCATCATActcttttgttttgttgttgatgtttaTTTGTATTGAGGTTAAACATAAACACTCAACCGACGACACGACAAGACACTCGGAGGAAAATCCTTATTAAAATGTTGTCCCTCCGTGAATTCCGTGAAATCACCGTGACTCAGCAAAGTCACGGTAACTTTGAGGAACCCCTCGGTTTTCGTCGAAATAAATGTTCCTCGCAGCACTGCTTGGTgttaaatatttacaattgggAAAACAGctgttttgtgttttgattgattttttttttcgtttgcgtTCCGCATTTCGTCCGTAATTCCGTTTTTAGcaacaaaaaagtgtaattccGGCACGTAGAAAGACCAACCTGGTTCAAAGTGATCTACAACACCAAGTGAGAGTCCTCCCAGAAGTTAATCTTCGGTAGTTTTTTCCCGTTGAAAGCTCTCCCATTGCAAATGCTCCGAAGAAACCGCCTGAAAAGTCGGCGTGTTAGCTGGCTGAAAAAAAAGAGAAGCGGCCAACGGCCGCTATTGCTTTTTACGGCTCGGATGAAAAGAAGTCCCCTTGGAGAAGAGGAAGCTGTTAGCAGCCGCCGCAGAGAAACAGACAGCGGAGCTGGGTCTGGCTGCAGCTGATTCAAAGTGTGCTGCTCCGAGTGCCTTTTCTAATCCCTGTATGTCCACTCTCAGCCAGCGCCACAACCTGCCATTTTGTAACGGTCGTTGTCCCATCCAGCACCTACCATAGCCCGGCAACCTCGAAACAACACAAACCGCCACGATGGCCGGTTCTTCCGCGACCGGCTGTTCAACGAAGTGCCTTTCCAGTGTGATCTCCGGCTCGCTCTGAAGATCATCCCGCCCCTGGTTGCCGACTCCGGCAATGGCCACCGGGTCATCGTTGTGTCGAATCTTACAGCCAGTGCTGGTAGAACCGAAAATCTTGCCAATGATTTCTCCGAAGACGCCGGCAGATGCGGAAGCTCACGCACAAGGAGCGATTCATCTCGAAGCGGACTCAATCTTTTGCGAGGCAATTGAGTTGCAGTTAAGTAAAGGTATGGAAACGGTACGCACTTTGTCTTAtgttatgtttaatttttgatttttattttaagaactGTAAAAAGCTGACCAGATTCACCGGTGGCGTTGAAAACCACCGGAAAAGGACAAATAGCCATCAACCAACGGTGCTTCATCTGTATAGATTAAGATCGCAGAGTGATCAGCAGTTTTTACGCCAACATTCTGGCCGGCGACTACGAACCGACCTCTCTCCAAGCTCTCGCGTATTCTCTAGGACAAAAGGTCATCGTTGTACAAACAGCGTCGGCGACACTTGCGTTGTACTACGACTAGCGCATTAGGATGTTCAAGGATCGTTGAGCATCCTGTACCAGCTGTTGTGCGGCGAGGACGTCGGGCTGTTGAGAGTGAATCCTtgtgaatgttttgttttgagatttcttagtttttttagaagtttctttcttgttttttttttttttgtaacggtACCCAATAAAAAGCTGGTTGTTTTCTTGTTCGGATAATCCACCGAAGCAatttgaaatcgattttttggcaGATCTTGAAGCTGGTGTCGGTGCGAGTTTCGAGGATGTTGAAAAGGTCGGCATCTTAGGGTGAAGGCCACTTCTAGCTTACTTTGGAGGGGTCAACGGGTTTTGAGAGGGCGACGGAGTGTCGTTTTTACGGAAGCTGAAGGCCTTGGGTCCACTCGTGGGAGTTAGCATGGCAACTACTCCAATGAATCCGTCCTCGTCTGACTATTTTTCAGCATCAATCATCCGTTGGGCTCTTGGATCACGTACGGTAATCAGTTCCTCATACTTTCTGGTCCTTGGTCGGCTGGACAGATAGTAGCGGGCCTCAGCCTTGAGTTCGCTGCTTGTTGAAGCCACTATACTACGTACAGCAACTTGCCGAAATCTATGCTTCGGAATCTGGGTTCCTCGGATGAATTCGAaacgcaagaaaaaaaaaaaacacattcgcTAGGTGTCAATATAACTTTGTTTTAGATCTCAATCTAATTGACAAAAAGGAGCGCTAATCAATAAGTGTACAAATTGTCGATTCACTGTGTCTCACCCCTCGTACCACACCCTCCAGCGTTCAAACCATCTGAAGCTTCATCAACGGACCGCCCGAATCTCCTTGGCAAAGTCTCCACCGGCGCATGTCctcttttttgttgaaaacttagCCCGGCTCCGTTCCTAGTCGTACACCTTGATGCCCTGCTTTTGCTTGATTGGACTGCGGCTGCTATTCAGCATGCGTCCGAATCCGGTCACAAAGTTGACGTCACCGGCCATCGAACTCCTTAAGTCCGTGTACGAACGTTCTGGGCTATCCATGGCATCGCAATGTCGTTTAGTTTGCTCAGTTCGGCGTTCTTCGGATGGAAGTCTTCTCCTCCAGTGTCACGTCCAACGGAGAATCAGCACAAATCTTCTCGCCGTCTTGCTCGATGCAGTCGATCTCTATCGTGGTGTCGTACAACCGGACTGATTCTACAATTGGAAAGAAATTGTTTATCAAAAAGTCAAACCATATTTTATCGATTTAAAGTACAGCGTTTTCTCCTTCTTTTCGACCTCCCTCCCGACCACGCAATGTGTCGCCGTGCCCACGTACCGGTTATTGACCAGCGCCACCACAGCATGACCTAGGACCTTGGAAACTCCGTCGTAGATCCTCATCCCACACTCGTTCCGCTtcggttcgaaaaaaaaaatcctccagcTAACTCACTACGCGGCGTAGCATCAACGGCGGTGGTTCCTCGTCGAAATGACCGGTGGTAGGTACACTGTCGTAGGTTGACTATCGGTTCCGGACGAGTGGGTGGCCGGATGTGGTCCCGGTGCTGACCAAAAGCCACAGGAAGTTACGCTTCTCCCAGGTCAGCAACCGGTCCCCGAAGTAGGCAGATcacgaaaaaataaatgttttgtcaAAATGACATTTCTCGCTGTCACCAAGCAAGTGCTGccaaattcaagatttttttgaatttttttttgacgtttcCACTTTGACATTTCCAGTTCCCGCGGAACCGAAGGGGTAAGCCGATTTGGTACCCACTTTTTGGAACCGAGTGGCTTGTCGTGTCGTCGACTCAACAGTAGTATGTTTCAATGACTTTGATCATGAAATGCTGCGAAGGCGATAGTTGCAAGTTTGTaccaaatcaagtttaaaacaTACAATTGTTTATTTACTTTATCATTTGTTGTCCAAAACAATAACAGTCTAGGAACAACAACTTCGTTCATGTTGCACAACCCCGTTGCAGCTGGTTGTACACCTCGAACAAGCGCTTCCCGCGACATAAATCGGCTGAAACTGCATGTTAGAGGAGGAGTAGTTGCACACAAACGTCCGACTGGTAGCTGACTAGTGAGCATCCAATCCGTTCGGTACGATCGGTGATCATCTCGacgcttttttcaaaaagctcatACCGCGAACCAATCGCTTATTCAATTTTTGATCTGATCTGTTTGTAATGTTGGCAATATTTTGCCCGGCGTAAGGAAAATTGTACTTGTTGTGGCACGTGTCCTGATCAGACTTGCACCTTCTAGCATTGGCTGCAGCAATAATCGACACCTCCTTTTtccatttccagagttttttttttgaaaatgaccaataaactattttctttcatatgtttataggacctaataaaaaaaaaaactctagatttctacaaaaaaaacaatttgaaagtttgaacCACTAAACCCACCGATCAGACGTCAATAAACGTGATACCAGTGTTGGCAACCGAGCAGCTTGCGCGTAGTACGTGTGATATTCTGTAGTTTATACTTaataaaacaatcgatatttgaTTCACACTCGAGGAACCCACGATCCATCTTTATTCACCTTCACACCCAGACTGACTCTCCTCACTTACACGCATCATCCCGTTTACCAATCACAACTGTCTGTCTCACTCGTTACACACATAATCTAGGATACCACATCCTCCCCTTCAAGGAATAAGGACAAGTGCATAGAAGTAACGTAACTCTTTCTGCAGTCAGGCATCGTTACAGTCCTCGTTCTAGCATCTGATCTTACTAGAAGCAAATCAACGGATTTCCTTTAGGCTGTGTATCCTTCCATTTTCCTCCACCGCACCTGaaaaaataagagaaaaaaaaaaacagaaaagtacgaggaaaaatgcaacaaacaattttaacgatattaaTGCCCACGAGATATCAGATCTCAAGTTATCATTCATTACTCCATTTCGAGGTATGTCTAGAAGATATCTCTAAATGTCACATATAGTCAACTCTTTGACTGGGAAACCACATAAATATTCACAAAGAGGTTGAGTAACTTTTCTACCTTCATTTCTCTTCCGTAACTTTCCTTACACCACTCCTCAGTAGCATGGAAACGAATTGAAACTCACGCCATTTacttaaaaattgtcaaaaaaaaaaaattcaaagctgTCTCCAATGTAACCACCTTTTGGTATTCACAAATCTTCATCGCACAATTTTAAGACTGCTCCTCTCAACATTTCAGTTTTGCCAATCTCACACTATTAACCTAAtacaaattcacaaaaaaaaaacacaataccAAAACCATTTTAAATCATTCATACAAACTCTAGtacaaaccaaaacaatcatGAACTTTACAAATTCTACATTCCTCATGTTTATGCAAGTAGGCCATTACAAATAATATCCATTTCATTCGTCAACTGTCaagcgaataacaaatcctcaGATTCTAATCTCAACGAGATACTAAAAAATCTATGGAAAACATTCTAGATCTGTATTAACTACCTAAATCAGttataaaacaattgaaattcaACACAATCCATTTCTTTTACACAGTTACCTTTTTCCTATTCGCAAAAACACGAGTATGCAACACCCGTCAAATACAATATAAATCTTAAGGTAGCACAGCAactaaggaagttgttgtcttcttattccaacatTGTCGagcttacggacccaatcctgctacAAACCGATAGCGAAAAACAATCAAACTCTGTTGTAAATAATTGTGTATACAGTAAATTAGAAAATGAATCCATAATTATATTCAAAGTTgacatattttccaaaatactaaaatgctcTGATTCATTGAATGTTTCAAACAATGGCTCTTGTTCTTTAATCGATCTATAAAACCTGCCAGAACATCCTAACTCCTCCCAATCGACTACTTCCTTCCATCATGAATACTAAGCTATGtaataaacaatgttttaacTTCGCTAACCGCACTGTTGAATTCATATTCGTCTTCCtatttctaaatttgaaaactCCAAAACCAAACACAAGTCAACTGACTCTATCCTACTCAACCCCTCTAGATCTTTCTTTTAAGAGGCCATCCTGGCTCAACTTTGTGGAACTCACTCTCTTTTAAACTGACCATGGCCTGTGCTTGACTCAGCCTTCTGAAACTCCTTAGAACATAACCCTACAAATCTTTATTACCACTACTTTTGCTAAAAACTCCCTTTATGAATAGTTTAtaggggatggcgtcgctatttttagaccacgttttccacttttcctccattgaaaccgactactttatcgacttcattttaaTAGgggagataggacgccgtctatttttagacgatgactcagcacttttccactaaAAACCCAGATAACAGCACGATATAACATCACGTCCCTATTGCGGGCCTTACTCGATGCTACTTCTTCTTTCATTCTTGTTATCTATATTAATGGTAGTTGGCCTTGATCGCAAAGACCCCTTCTAATTTAATTTGTAGTTGTACATGGGCTGCTCTCGACTCAACTTTCTGGAAACTCTATGGATATACAGTCTGGATAGCACGGAGCAAACCTTCAGTCTCATTATCCACGCTTTAATACGAGTTCTCTCTCCTGCACACTGACAGTGACTCGCCTCCTCTACGCCTGCCCATGGATATAGCTTAGTAATAAGGCTTTCAAGTCAGAAGtctaccaacacattcaaaatatgtttacatggcagctatTTGTTCGCATCAGGTTTGCTATCCCTTTCAAGCAagagtttttgttttatgttaggCGACTtccagctgtttttttttttggctgacCGCCCTATATGCCAGCAAacagaagttcgtcatttttgggataaattattatttttttccactgggcctagaaagcttTATTCTCTGACTCTTCGGACCAGAACCATACTGTTGAACATCAGTTGGCCATGGACTCGACCATAGGTTGACCCGACTCAACTCCTCTCAAAATGGCCCATTATTTCAATTGTTGGCCATGGCCCCAACCCAATTCAAAACTTTCTTAAACTTTAACTCTTATAATGGTTGGTCATAGGCTTAACCCGACTCAACCCTTTCCCAAACTTTCCCTCTTTCAATGATTTGCCATGGGCTTAACCTAAAACAGCCTTTCCTTAATATTTCCTTTTTTCGGATGGTCATTGGCTTATCCCGACTCAACTTGTACCTAACTCCCTTTTTCCAAGCGTTGGCCATGGACCTGACTCATCATTCTTCAAACTTCTCCTAGAATGTTTTTTTCACTGGTTGGTCCTGGGCTTAACCCGACTCAACCTTCCCAAAAATTCCTTTTCAATAATTGGCTATGGGCTTAACCCAACTCATCCATTGCTAA
This is a stretch of genomic DNA from Culex pipiens pallens isolate TS chromosome 1, TS_CPP_V2, whole genome shotgun sequence. It encodes these proteins:
- the LOC120423299 gene encoding antigen 5 like allergen Cul n 1-like, which codes for MIRAVIGFFSLSSQQTNYCDPKLCPSGEPHIACNGLNKLSSTCGPGAQEVNLAPFQDLILDLHNQLRNRVALGLQNYTRYAFFPQAVRMPTLQWDAELATVAATNARRCIYGHDECRSTVRFQYAGQNIGLFSYYALTFTVTEQITDFINDWYSEYTLTTPAFLAKYPRGYNGPDIGHFTQIVSDRTNRIGCSLVTYYDTTWINQYFVCNYALINLIGQPVYVAGIACSKCTTGCSVKYPGLCNTNEIVIAKP